A portion of the Micromonospora tarapacensis genome contains these proteins:
- a CDS encoding sugar phosphate isomerase/epimerase family protein encodes MCYGYDGMAALRRSVIDRRGLLRGSMAAVAGVGLATGVGATAAAAGPGHGHGHGHGPGHGHGPGHARRRVPPGLISIQLWTVRDALNGEPGYDATLRHLARIGYPKVELALGYFGRNAAQLRRFLDSIRVKASSSHDGISADPAALQEKIHNAVTLGQKFMVVPYLNSQNADDWKRWAEQMNVEAAAAARAGLRYGYHNHAHEFTIDLGGGRTPWDVLTEELDPRLVHLEIDIYWAVTGGINSGDGVADPEGFTLDVIRSAPQRVLQYHVKDRHAADGDMADLGTGMIDFARIFRKHPVLEYIVENDTPDVTPQQTAAVGYHYLRNLRY; translated from the coding sequence ATGTGTTACGGCTACGACGGAATGGCCGCGCTGCGGCGCTCCGTCATCGACCGGCGGGGTCTGCTGCGCGGCTCGATGGCCGCGGTGGCCGGTGTCGGCCTCGCGACGGGAGTCGGCGCCACTGCGGCTGCCGCCGGCCCGGGGCACGGCCACGGCCACGGCCACGGTCCAGGGCACGGCCACGGCCCGGGTCATGCCAGGCGGCGGGTGCCGCCGGGCCTGATCAGCATCCAGCTGTGGACGGTCCGGGACGCGTTGAACGGCGAGCCGGGGTACGACGCCACCCTGCGGCACCTCGCCCGGATCGGCTACCCGAAGGTGGAACTGGCGCTCGGCTACTTCGGGCGCAACGCCGCCCAGTTGCGTCGCTTCCTGGACAGCATCCGCGTCAAGGCCAGCTCCAGCCACGACGGGATCAGCGCCGATCCCGCCGCCCTGCAGGAGAAGATCCACAACGCGGTCACCCTGGGCCAGAAGTTCATGGTGGTGCCATACCTCAACTCCCAGAACGCCGACGACTGGAAACGCTGGGCGGAGCAGATGAACGTCGAGGCCGCCGCGGCGGCCCGGGCCGGCCTGCGGTACGGCTACCACAACCACGCCCACGAGTTCACCATCGACCTGGGCGGTGGCCGTACCCCGTGGGACGTGCTGACCGAGGAACTGGATCCCCGGCTCGTCCATCTGGAGATCGACATCTACTGGGCGGTCACCGGCGGCATCAACTCCGGTGACGGGGTGGCCGACCCCGAGGGCTTCACCCTGGACGTCATCCGCTCCGCGCCGCAACGGGTGCTGCAGTACCACGTCAAGGACCGGCACGCCGCCGACGGCGACATGGCCGACCTGGGCACCGGGATGATCGATTTCGCGCGGATCTTCCGGAAGCACCCGGTGCTGGAATACATCGTGGAGAACGACACCCCCGACGTGACGCCCCAGCAGACCGCCGCGGTCGGCTACCACTACCTGCGCAACCTACGGTACTGA
- a CDS encoding PQQ-dependent sugar dehydrogenase has product MAAPANPTARPGTTSPPPETAFQKVTLNDRPGEPMDLAVLPDGRVLHVTRAGEVWLHDPDTGRNTIAATLDVYLYYSPPMDTPVDDPSTPDVNEGDAPAWGTEEELAPFEGVIRLSRFRLVRDRLVLSTEQRILDVPVDRGICCHVGGDIVFDAKGNLDLPGVRPERRALRAGVRRRLLQREPGGAGRPDRPHRLGRQPQPGAPGLGRADRRPRAADRRVLQRRHQRPGRRPAPIVVGNAVPVVELVAPVEGQPFAFGDTVQFEVQVTDDQAVDCARVGVTYVLGHDDHGHPQTTANGCTGSILTTVPSGHDPETDNLSAVFVASCTDAGGDGLPALTGTDQVVLVPGV; this is encoded by the coding sequence ATGGCCGCGCCGGCCAACCCGACGGCCAGGCCCGGCACGACCAGCCCTCCACCGGAGACGGCCTTCCAGAAGGTCACCCTCAACGACCGGCCCGGCGAGCCGATGGACCTCGCCGTGCTGCCCGACGGCCGGGTGCTGCACGTGACCCGGGCCGGCGAGGTCTGGCTGCACGACCCCGACACCGGCCGCAACACGATCGCCGCCACCCTCGACGTCTATCTGTACTACTCGCCGCCGATGGACACCCCGGTCGACGACCCGTCCACCCCCGACGTCAACGAGGGTGACGCGCCGGCCTGGGGCACCGAGGAGGAACTGGCGCCCTTCGAGGGTGTCATCCGGCTGTCCCGGTTCCGCCTGGTCAGGGACAGGCTGGTGCTCTCCACCGAGCAGCGGATCCTCGACGTGCCCGTCGACCGGGGCATCTGCTGCCACGTCGGCGGGGACATCGTCTTCGACGCCAAGGGCAACCTGGACCTGCCTGGAGTTCGGCCCGAACGGCGCGCTCTACGTGCTGGAGTACGGCGACGGCTTCTTCAGCGAGAACCCGGAGGCGCAGGTCGCCCGGATCGACCACATCGGCTGGGACGGCAACCACAGCCCGGTGCCCCAGGTCTCGGCCGCGCCGACCGCCGGCCTCGCGCCGCTGACCGTCGAGTTCTCCAGCGACGGCACCAGCGACCCGGACGGCGACCGGCTCCGATCGTGGTCGGCAACGCCGTGCCGGTGGTGGAACTGGTCGCGCCGGTCGAGGGCCAGCCCTTCGCCTTCGGCGACACGGTGCAGTTCGAGGTGCAGGTCACCGACGACCAGGCGGTGGACTGCGCCCGGGTCGGCGTGACCTACGTGCTGGGCCACGACGACCACGGCCACCCTCAGACCACCGCCAACGGCTGCACCGGCTCGATCCTGACGACCGTGCCCTCCGGCCACGACCCGGAGACCGACAACCTGTCCGCCGTGTTCGTCGCGTCCTGCACCGACGCCGGTGGTGACGGCCTGCCCGCACTCACCGGCACCGACCAGGTCGTGCTGGTTCCCGGCGTGTAG
- a CDS encoding AAA family ATPase: MPIPRQPTAVPQPSGERRSEPLVELIFDRLAADHVPDDTAELILAALGGADDLAAALDGGKTSLMPGTSTGGGPPARVWLDSVTVAGFRGVGPERTLRISPGPGITLVVGRNGSGKSSFAEAVELALTGDSARWADRNSVWRTGWRNLHHPDPCWIEVRLRVDGVAKPVTVTRSWPNGAALADAEVTVTSDQGRHGDLTGLGLLRPLELYRPFLTAAELGRLTAGTQSQLFDAIAAILGLEAVTEADRRLMAAARPVETTLKEVRAQRATLATDLADIADDRARRAADLLGGRGTVDLAALTAILDEPDEVTVDGPLLLCRSLVTMSLPAPDEVRRLVAQLPDAAAEAQRRDDGRSRAALRSAELLRLAIEQHEELGDGPCPVCAAGALDERWRTDAAASLARLRDRSLAAQTASARLSTLLRQVHHLLDGLVVPEGDAPEVPLDGLRAAVAALRAAPGDPDQLAKHLGERYPAVVAAAQEARAHAEGFLRQRGSGWRRAAGRLRDWIEAAARLPQRETTLARLKAARGWLKTTAADLRNERVAPFAAHSQRIWAQLRQESNVELGAMTLDGTNTRRRVVFPVSVDGADNGTALGVMSQGEMHALGLATFLPRGCAPESPFRFVVVDDPVQSMDPAKVDGLARVLAELAEQRQVVVFTHDTRLPDAVARLGLGDARIVEVHRAERSVVTLRPGSDPVSRHLDDAYALARNDDIATEVRGPVVAELCRSAIEAACHRAVWRQQVARGTPHDRVEAAIMDASRRLATLVALALFDDADRGGDVLGHLVRRHGKRAVDAYKACKEGVHGTYPGDLPGLVSDARHLAQALS, encoded by the coding sequence ATGCCGATCCCCCGTCAGCCCACAGCCGTGCCGCAGCCCTCCGGCGAGCGGCGCAGCGAACCCCTCGTCGAGCTGATCTTCGACCGGCTCGCCGCCGACCACGTACCCGACGACACCGCCGAGTTGATCCTCGCCGCGCTGGGCGGGGCCGACGACCTGGCTGCCGCACTGGACGGCGGGAAGACCAGTCTCATGCCGGGCACCTCCACCGGAGGCGGGCCGCCGGCGCGGGTCTGGCTCGACTCGGTGACCGTCGCCGGGTTCCGGGGCGTCGGCCCGGAACGCACGCTGCGGATCAGCCCCGGGCCGGGCATCACACTGGTGGTCGGCCGCAACGGCTCGGGCAAGTCGAGTTTCGCCGAGGCCGTCGAACTGGCGTTGACCGGCGACAGCGCCCGGTGGGCGGACCGCAACAGCGTCTGGCGGACCGGATGGCGCAACCTGCACCACCCCGACCCGTGCTGGATCGAGGTGCGGCTGCGGGTCGACGGCGTGGCGAAGCCGGTGACGGTGACCCGTTCGTGGCCGAACGGCGCGGCCCTGGCCGATGCGGAGGTCACGGTAACCAGCGACCAGGGCCGGCACGGCGACCTCACCGGGCTGGGGCTGCTCCGCCCGCTGGAGCTGTACCGTCCGTTCCTCACCGCCGCCGAGTTGGGGCGACTCACCGCCGGCACGCAGAGCCAGCTCTTCGACGCCATCGCCGCGATCCTCGGCCTGGAGGCGGTCACCGAGGCCGACCGGCGACTGATGGCCGCCGCCCGGCCCGTCGAGACGACCCTCAAGGAGGTACGCGCGCAGCGCGCCACCCTCGCCACCGACCTGGCCGACATCGCCGACGACCGGGCACGGCGAGCCGCCGACCTGCTCGGCGGCCGTGGCACCGTGGACCTCGCGGCGCTGACCGCGATCCTCGACGAGCCGGACGAGGTGACCGTCGACGGCCCGCTGCTGCTCTGCCGCAGTCTGGTCACGATGAGCCTGCCGGCACCGGACGAGGTGCGGCGGCTGGTCGCGCAGCTGCCTGACGCGGCTGCGGAGGCGCAGCGACGCGACGACGGCCGGTCCCGGGCGGCACTGCGCAGCGCCGAGCTGCTCCGGCTCGCCATCGAGCAGCACGAGGAGCTGGGCGACGGCCCCTGCCCGGTCTGCGCGGCCGGCGCCCTCGACGAGCGTTGGCGTACCGACGCGGCGGCCTCGCTGGCCCGGTTGCGCGACCGGAGTCTCGCCGCCCAGACGGCGTCCGCCCGGCTGAGCACGCTGCTGCGGCAGGTCCACCACCTGCTCGACGGTCTCGTCGTGCCCGAGGGTGACGCACCCGAGGTGCCGCTGGACGGGCTGCGCGCGGCGGTGGCGGCGCTGCGGGCCGCGCCGGGCGACCCGGACCAGCTCGCCAAGCACCTGGGCGAGCGGTACCCGGCGGTGGTGGCGGCGGCCCAGGAAGCCCGCGCCCACGCCGAGGGTTTCCTGCGGCAACGGGGCAGCGGCTGGCGGCGCGCGGCCGGCAGGCTGCGGGACTGGATCGAGGCGGCGGCCCGGCTGCCGCAGCGGGAAACGACACTGGCCCGGTTGAAGGCGGCCCGGGGTTGGCTGAAGACCACCGCGGCGGACCTGCGCAACGAACGGGTCGCCCCGTTCGCGGCCCACTCCCAGCGGATCTGGGCGCAGCTGCGGCAGGAGAGCAATGTCGAGCTGGGCGCGATGACCCTGGACGGCACGAACACCCGGCGGCGGGTGGTCTTCCCGGTGAGCGTGGACGGCGCCGACAACGGCACCGCTCTCGGGGTGATGAGCCAGGGCGAGATGCACGCCCTGGGGCTGGCCACGTTCCTGCCGCGCGGCTGCGCTCCGGAGAGTCCGTTCCGGTTCGTCGTCGTCGACGACCCGGTGCAGAGCATGGACCCGGCCAAGGTCGACGGGCTGGCCCGGGTCCTCGCCGAGCTTGCCGAGCAGCGGCAGGTGGTGGTCTTCACGCACGACACGCGGCTGCCCGACGCGGTCGCCCGGCTCGGACTCGGCGACGCACGGATCGTCGAGGTGCACCGTGCGGAGCGGTCGGTGGTGACGTTGCGGCCCGGCTCCGACCCGGTCAGCCGCCATCTCGACGACGCGTACGCGCTGGCGCGCAACGACGACATCGCCACCGAGGTGCGTGGGCCGGTCGTGGCGGAGCTGTGCCGGTCGGCGATCGAGGCGGCCTGCCATCGGGCCGTATGGCGGCAGCAGGTGGCGCGCGGAACACCGCACGACCGCGTCGAGGCGGCCATCATGGACGCCTCCCGGCGCCTGGCCACCCTCGTCGCGCTGGCGCTGTTCGACGACGCCGATCGGGGCGGTGACGTGCTCGGTCACCTGGTCCGTCGACATGGGAAGCGGGCGGTGGACGCGTACAAGGCGTGCAAGGAGGGTGTACACGGGACGTACCCGGGGGATCTGCCCGGCCTGGTTTCCGACGCCCGCCACCTCGCGCAGGCCCTGTCGTGA
- a CDS encoding DUF4352 domain-containing protein: MRKIATFALLATALVALGCGAGSTDDAASSASGDDSAKGEDTAKTAKIGESVRDGKFEFTVKSSKCGVKKVGSDLLGAKAQGQFCLITMNVKNIGKEAQLLDGSSQKAYAADGTEYSSDTEAGLYANEDGNTFFEEINPGNQVTGVFVFDIPKGVKLTKLELHDSAFSGGVDVALR; this comes from the coding sequence ATGCGCAAGATCGCGACCTTCGCCCTGCTCGCCACCGCTCTCGTCGCGCTGGGCTGCGGAGCCGGCTCGACCGACGACGCCGCCAGCAGCGCCAGCGGGGATGACAGCGCCAAGGGCGAGGACACGGCGAAGACCGCCAAGATCGGCGAGTCCGTCCGGGACGGCAAGTTCGAGTTCACCGTCAAGTCGTCCAAGTGCGGCGTGAAGAAGGTCGGCAGCGACCTGCTGGGGGCCAAGGCCCAGGGCCAGTTCTGCCTGATCACGATGAACGTGAAGAACATCGGCAAGGAGGCTCAGCTGCTCGACGGCAGCAGCCAGAAGGCGTACGCGGCCGACGGCACCGAGTACTCGTCCGACACCGAGGCGGGTCTTTACGCCAACGAGGACGGCAACACCTTCTTCGAGGAGATCAACCCCGGCAACCAGGTCACCGGCGTGTTCGTCTTCGACATCCCGAAGGGCGTCAAGCTCACCAAGCTCGAACTGCACGACTCCGCCTTCTCCGGCGGCGTCGACGTCGCCCTGCGCTGA
- a CDS encoding N-6 DNA methylase, which produces MNPTITAAEIARLAGVGRAAVSNWRKRHPAFPTPVGGTAASPEFDLIAVEQWLRAQGKLPEVSQADRLWRHLAAVTENPAAALADIGARLLARQRGGRPPRQQAEPPLKALLPEVDALAEALGPPAAFDELWQRFSTSGAGRPASTPDQLADLMTALAAAGDGTVFDPAAGTGAALRAAVRAGCTTAYGQEIDPDLARLAGLWLALHDVPGDVRPGDSLRADAHPGQTVDAVVCHPPFGLTNWGSEELSYDPRWEYGGVPPRTEPELAWVQHCLAHLRPGGYAVLLMPPTVAGRRAGRRFRAELLRRGALRAVIALPSGVAAPHGVPLHLWVLRRPAPDAPAPARALLVDATEDDLPDRILSAWQKFTAGEEVEEAGFARAVPVIELLDEDVDLTPARRQPTTADGRTDEHLLHTRDRLAAVVAALPALIPHAEPTPDGANPPLMTVNELARSGALHLLGPVRTATDPADDDDAGAPVLTVSDVLVGGDASGAADDRLGQRIVLAVGDVVVPMVARALTARVVTTAGALLGRNLYLLRPNPAALDPWFLAGQLRTSANERQTSSLSGTLRFDVRRALVRRLPLEEQRAYGEAFRRLAAFESALGQAAALGAELAQLTADGLARGSLRATTD; this is translated from the coding sequence GTGAACCCGACCATCACGGCGGCGGAGATCGCCCGGCTCGCCGGGGTCGGCCGCGCCGCCGTCAGCAACTGGCGCAAGCGTCACCCCGCCTTCCCGACGCCGGTCGGAGGCACGGCCGCCAGCCCCGAGTTCGACCTCATCGCCGTCGAACAGTGGCTCCGCGCGCAGGGCAAGCTGCCCGAGGTGTCCCAGGCCGACCGGCTCTGGCGGCACCTCGCCGCCGTCACCGAGAACCCCGCCGCCGCCCTGGCCGACATCGGGGCCCGGCTACTCGCCCGCCAGCGCGGTGGCCGGCCGCCACGGCAGCAGGCCGAGCCGCCCCTCAAGGCGCTGCTGCCGGAGGTCGACGCCCTCGCCGAGGCCCTCGGCCCACCGGCCGCCTTCGACGAGCTGTGGCAACGCTTCTCCACCTCCGGTGCCGGCCGCCCGGCGTCCACCCCCGACCAGCTGGCCGACCTGATGACCGCGCTCGCGGCGGCCGGCGACGGCACCGTCTTCGACCCCGCGGCCGGCACCGGTGCCGCCCTGCGCGCCGCCGTCCGTGCCGGCTGCACCACGGCGTACGGGCAGGAGATCGACCCCGATCTCGCGCGACTGGCCGGCCTCTGGCTCGCCCTGCACGACGTGCCCGGAGACGTCCGCCCCGGCGACTCGCTGCGCGCCGACGCGCACCCCGGACAGACCGTCGACGCCGTCGTCTGCCACCCACCGTTCGGTCTCACCAACTGGGGCAGCGAGGAGCTCAGCTACGACCCCCGCTGGGAGTACGGCGGCGTCCCACCCCGCACCGAACCGGAACTGGCCTGGGTGCAGCACTGCCTGGCCCACCTGCGCCCCGGCGGGTACGCCGTACTGCTGATGCCGCCCACCGTGGCGGGTCGCCGGGCCGGCCGCCGCTTCCGCGCCGAACTGCTGCGCCGCGGTGCGCTGCGTGCCGTCATCGCGCTGCCCAGCGGGGTGGCCGCGCCGCACGGCGTACCACTGCACCTGTGGGTCCTGCGACGGCCCGCGCCCGACGCGCCGGCACCGGCGCGGGCGCTGCTCGTCGACGCCACCGAAGACGACCTGCCCGACCGGATCCTCAGCGCCTGGCAGAAGTTCACCGCCGGGGAGGAGGTCGAGGAGGCGGGCTTCGCCCGCGCCGTACCCGTGATCGAGCTGCTCGACGAGGACGTCGACCTGACCCCCGCGCGCCGCCAGCCGACCACCGCCGACGGGCGCACCGACGAGCACCTGCTGCACACCCGCGACCGCCTCGCCGCCGTCGTGGCCGCCCTGCCGGCGCTGATCCCGCACGCCGAGCCCACGCCCGACGGGGCGAACCCACCGCTGATGACGGTCAACGAGCTGGCCCGAAGCGGCGCGCTGCACCTGCTCGGTCCGGTCCGCACCGCCACCGACCCGGCCGACGACGACGATGCCGGCGCACCCGTGCTGACCGTCTCCGACGTGCTCGTCGGCGGCGACGCCTCCGGGGCCGCCGACGACCGGCTCGGCCAGCGAATCGTGCTGGCCGTCGGGGACGTGGTGGTGCCCATGGTCGCCCGCGCGCTCACCGCCCGGGTGGTCACCACCGCCGGGGCCCTGCTCGGGCGCAACCTCTACCTGCTGCGCCCCAACCCGGCCGCCCTGGATCCGTGGTTCCTGGCCGGGCAGCTGCGCACCTCGGCCAACGAGAGGCAGACCTCCAGCCTCTCCGGCACGCTGCGCTTCGACGTGCGGCGGGCACTGGTGCGCCGGCTGCCGCTGGAGGAGCAACGGGCGTACGGCGAGGCGTTCCGGCGACTGGCTGCCTTCGAGTCGGCACTGGGCCAGGCCGCCGCTCTCGGTGCCGAGTTGGCCCAGCTCACCGCCGACGGGTTGGCCCGTGGCTCGCTGCGCGCCACAACCGACTGA
- a CDS encoding serine/threonine-protein kinase produces MTLGSVGGYQLVKPLGAGGMGDVWFAVSPTAERVAVKVIKKHLLAAPTMQERFAAEVESLKLVYGSRVARLENADPFGDPAWLAVEYVPGATLRQHLDARGALSTPHAAMVGAMLAEGLTNVHQVGLLHRDLKPQNIILGPDGPKLIDFGLAVLVDRHDYLTEPGALVGTPAYMSPEQVRGERDLTVAVDVYGLAATLVFALTGHGLYPQSNSWNLLLRITEPGDLPDLSGVPEELAPLLGAMLAHDPTARPGLDTVRRRLLTVATTAGGASVVELRRQVAALTYVGDAELLVPPDLDDPRQDPEQVAAVEPTALDAGPATTNVDPEAPAASGVDVRWLVDKLRRQYARRATL; encoded by the coding sequence GTGACGCTGGGCAGCGTTGGCGGTTACCAACTGGTCAAGCCGCTCGGCGCGGGCGGCATGGGTGACGTGTGGTTCGCGGTGTCGCCGACGGCGGAGCGGGTCGCCGTCAAGGTGATCAAGAAGCATCTGTTGGCGGCGCCGACCATGCAGGAGCGGTTCGCCGCTGAGGTGGAGAGCCTCAAGCTCGTCTACGGCTCCCGGGTGGCGCGGCTGGAGAACGCCGACCCCTTCGGCGATCCGGCCTGGCTGGCGGTCGAGTACGTGCCCGGCGCCACCCTCCGTCAGCACCTCGACGCCCGGGGGGCGCTGTCGACGCCGCACGCCGCCATGGTCGGCGCGATGCTGGCCGAGGGCCTGACCAACGTGCACCAGGTGGGTCTGCTGCACCGCGACCTCAAGCCGCAGAACATCATTCTGGGCCCGGACGGCCCCAAACTCATCGACTTCGGCCTCGCCGTTCTCGTCGACCGTCACGACTATCTGACCGAGCCGGGCGCGCTGGTGGGTACGCCGGCCTACATGTCGCCGGAGCAGGTACGCGGCGAGCGGGACCTCACCGTCGCCGTGGACGTCTACGGTCTCGCCGCGACGTTGGTCTTCGCCCTCACCGGGCACGGCCTCTACCCGCAGAGCAACTCCTGGAATCTGCTGCTGCGCATCACCGAGCCGGGTGACCTGCCCGACCTCAGCGGCGTACCCGAGGAGTTGGCGCCGCTGCTGGGCGCGATGCTCGCCCACGACCCGACGGCCCGACCCGGGCTCGACACCGTGCGCCGACGGCTGCTGACCGTGGCCACCACGGCCGGCGGCGCGAGCGTGGTGGAGCTGCGCCGACAGGTCGCCGCCCTCACCTACGTGGGCGACGCCGAGCTGCTGGTGCCCCCGGATCTGGACGACCCCCGGCAGGACCCGGAGCAGGTGGCGGCGGTCGAGCCGACGGCCCTGGACGCCGGACCGGCCACCACGAACGTCGATCCCGAGGCACCCGCCGCCAGCGGGGTCGACGTGCGGTGGCTGGTCGACAAGCTGCGCCGTCAGTACGCCCGCCGCGCCACCCTGTAG
- a CDS encoding SNF2-related protein, translated as MSTPQDATFAPGSRIVVRDEEWLIRSVKTGTADGTMIKAVGVSEFVQDVAATFFTALEDITPLVPEETELVQDTSSRFRQSRLFLEAVLRRTPLPRTERGLALADRFLLDPLTYQQRPVELALSGLRPRILLADVVGLGKTLEVGLILAELIRRGRGERILVVSPQQVLEQFQRELWTRFAIPLVRLDSTGIQRIQQEIPAGRNPFTYFKRAIISVDTLKDAGQFGHHLDATTWDAVVIDESHNLINKGTQRNELARRLAAKTDALLLASATPHNGDKESFAQLISLLDPAAIANEKDYQASDIAHLYLRRTKISPEVRDQIGDRWADRGPSEAVRCTATPVEEQIFDELTDVWLAGKWSDEAITGQHRLFPYTLLKSFLSSHRALHETVTNRRRKATGTERTALDRLAELTSAMTDRDSSKLHGLVEELKRIGVGRGSDIRAVVFSERVPTIKWLAEVVPGMLGLKPTAIRVLHGGVADADEQTILQEFELAGSDVRLLFTGDVVSEGVNLHQQCHHLFHYDIPWSLIRIEQRNGRVDRYGQRHRPQFRALILTSGREDAKDDRAVSEKLLDREETAHRSLGSVEAVTGRYDAKAEEDRLVRDLLAGRTVEESYAGAHAEIDVMADLFGEVGSAPVTADVPRARVPKLFDSTRDFVDAALNEVYQDRPEDHIDLRREDELLTFLAPDDLVHRLTDLPRSYLRAHREGEDLRLKVTFDRALAQRKLDQARQSRTPRWPEIAFLSDVHPMVDWLVDKVLIRLGRQQAPVLTAEVSAPTFLIQGVYANRLGQPTVVQWMAVAGLPGSPTIRPMDEVLREANVGPTMVNRAEPIAVGPLRALLPAAVEVARQHLGDKGAEWAETNAGPLRRYRERLAAFQQASLVDELTGAHRERRRQRVDATVREQHDLLDRLETAGDPLLRVLAVLVPSQRSGVPA; from the coding sequence ATGAGCACCCCCCAGGACGCGACCTTCGCCCCGGGTTCCCGCATCGTCGTGCGGGACGAGGAGTGGCTGATCCGCAGCGTCAAGACCGGCACCGCCGACGGCACCATGATCAAAGCGGTCGGAGTGTCCGAGTTCGTGCAGGACGTCGCGGCGACCTTCTTCACCGCGCTGGAGGACATCACGCCGCTGGTGCCCGAGGAGACGGAGCTGGTCCAGGACACGTCGTCGCGGTTCCGGCAGAGCCGGCTGTTCCTGGAGGCCGTGCTGCGGCGCACCCCGCTGCCGCGCACCGAGCGGGGCCTGGCCCTGGCCGACCGGTTCCTGCTGGACCCGCTGACCTACCAGCAGCGCCCCGTCGAGCTGGCGTTGTCCGGCCTCCGGCCGCGGATCCTGCTCGCCGACGTGGTGGGCCTGGGCAAGACCCTGGAGGTCGGGCTGATCCTGGCCGAGCTGATCCGCCGGGGGCGGGGTGAGCGCATCCTGGTGGTCTCCCCGCAGCAGGTGCTGGAGCAGTTCCAGCGGGAGCTGTGGACCCGCTTCGCGATCCCGCTGGTGCGGCTGGACTCGACCGGCATCCAGCGCATCCAGCAGGAGATCCCCGCCGGGCGGAACCCGTTCACCTACTTCAAGCGGGCCATCATCTCCGTCGACACGCTCAAGGACGCCGGGCAGTTCGGTCACCACCTCGACGCCACCACCTGGGACGCGGTCGTCATCGACGAGTCACACAACCTGATCAACAAGGGCACCCAGCGCAACGAGCTGGCCCGCCGGCTGGCCGCCAAGACCGACGCGCTGCTGCTGGCCAGCGCCACCCCGCACAACGGCGACAAGGAGTCCTTCGCGCAGCTGATCTCGCTGCTCGACCCGGCGGCGATCGCCAACGAGAAGGACTACCAGGCCAGCGACATCGCCCACCTCTACCTGCGCCGCACGAAGATCAGCCCGGAGGTACGCGACCAGATCGGCGACCGCTGGGCCGACCGTGGCCCGTCGGAGGCGGTGCGCTGCACGGCGACCCCGGTCGAGGAGCAGATCTTCGACGAGCTGACCGATGTGTGGCTGGCCGGCAAGTGGTCCGACGAGGCGATCACCGGGCAGCACCGACTCTTCCCGTACACCCTGTTGAAGTCGTTTCTGTCCTCGCACCGGGCGCTGCACGAGACGGTGACCAACCGGCGCAGGAAGGCCACCGGCACCGAGCGGACGGCGCTGGACCGGCTCGCGGAGCTGACCTCCGCGATGACCGACCGGGATTCCAGCAAGCTGCACGGGCTGGTCGAGGAGCTGAAGAGGATCGGTGTCGGGCGGGGCAGCGACATCCGGGCCGTGGTCTTCTCCGAGCGGGTACCGACGATCAAGTGGCTCGCCGAGGTGGTTCCCGGCATGCTGGGTCTGAAGCCGACCGCGATCCGGGTGCTGCACGGCGGGGTGGCCGACGCCGACGAGCAGACGATCCTCCAGGAGTTCGAGCTGGCCGGCAGCGACGTCCGGTTGCTGTTCACCGGCGATGTCGTCTCCGAGGGCGTCAACCTGCACCAGCAGTGCCACCACCTGTTCCACTACGACATCCCGTGGAGCCTGATCCGGATCGAGCAGCGCAACGGCCGCGTCGACCGCTACGGGCAGCGCCACCGGCCGCAGTTCCGCGCGCTGATCCTCACCTCCGGCCGTGAGGACGCCAAGGACGACCGGGCGGTCTCCGAGAAGCTGCTCGACCGGGAGGAGACCGCGCACCGCAGCCTCGGCAGCGTCGAGGCCGTGACGGGTCGCTACGACGCGAAGGCCGAGGAGGACCGGTTGGTCCGCGACCTGCTGGCCGGCAGGACGGTGGAGGAGTCCTACGCGGGCGCCCACGCCGAGATCGACGTGATGGCCGATCTCTTCGGAGAGGTGGGCAGCGCACCCGTCACGGCGGACGTGCCGCGCGCCCGGGTGCCGAAGCTCTTCGACTCGACGCGGGATTTCGTCGACGCCGCCCTGAACGAGGTGTACCAGGACCGGCCGGAGGACCACATCGACCTGCGTCGTGAGGACGAGCTGCTGACCTTCCTCGCCCCCGACGACCTGGTGCACCGGCTCACCGACCTGCCCCGCTCCTACCTGCGTGCCCACCGCGAGGGCGAGGACCTGCGCCTGAAGGTCACCTTCGATCGGGCGCTCGCGCAGCGCAAGCTCGACCAGGCCCGGCAGAGCCGTACCCCGAGGTGGCCGGAGATCGCGTTCCTCAGCGACGTGCACCCGATGGTCGACTGGCTTGTCGACAAGGTGCTGATCCGGCTGGGTCGCCAGCAGGCCCCGGTGCTGACCGCCGAGGTGTCCGCGCCGACGTTCCTGATCCAGGGCGTCTACGCCAACCGCCTCGGGCAGCCCACGGTCGTGCAGTGGATGGCCGTCGCCGGGCTGCCCGGGTCGCCGACGATCCGGCCGATGGACGAGGTGCTGAGGGAGGCCAACGTCGGCCCCACGATGGTCAACCGGGCCGAGCCCATCGCGGTCGGTCCACTGCGGGCGCTGCTGCCGGCGGCCGTCGAGGTGGCCCGCCAGCACCTCGGTGACAAGGGTGCCGAGTGGGCCGAGACCAACGCCGGGCCGCTGCGCCGCTACCGGGAGCGGCTGGCCGCCTTCCAGCAGGCCAGCCTCGTCGACGAGCTGACCGGCGCGCACCGGGAGAGGCGACGCCAACGGGTCGACGCCACCGTCCGGGAGCAGCACGACCTGCTCGACCGCCTGGAGACCGCCGGTGATCCGCTGCTGCGGGTGCTCGCCGTCCTCGTACCGTCGCAGCGAAGCGGAGTGCCGGCATGA